The following proteins are co-located in the Flammeovirga kamogawensis genome:
- a CDS encoding beta-N-acetylhexosaminidase: MKLNLFTILIVTLLLGGCTEQKIDRPSLIPLPQNITWGDSFFKLKKGVTIAYQNNNSEKLGLSKFKTEVNELTGLLLKEVDIDGDITLQIDNNTKEIEAYTLDVSSNKIKITAGTERGLMYGLETLIQLISKSGEVPLVTISDTPKFAWRGMMLDVSRHFFTTDEIKEYLDLMAHYKMNKFHWHLTEDQGWRIEIKKYPKLTENSAWRTEKDGSKYGGFYTQEEIKDVVAYAQKRGIEVIPEIDMPGHMVAALASYPEYSCTGGPFEVWNDWGVNMDVLCAGNEDTYTFIENILEEVMPLFPSNYMHIGGDECPKDRWKECDKCQAKIKKEGLVDEHQLQSFYIHQIEKIVNKNGKKMIGWDEILEGGLSETATVQLWRDFHDQDAVRKIALMGNDVIVSPTGMCYFDYDIETTDLEQVYNYNPIPKGLSPAIAKHIVGGECTLWSERIPNKERLDFQTFPRLLALSEALWTGTKEGGYPEFYDRVLGQYSFLDRKGVAFGPSSKVMNITTEEIDGRFTIAIEPLIEGVEIKYKPANSSSYIPYKSPITISSSGEIKFQGFRGDKPYGEEKKYTFILHKGNSAKINLSVPPSKKYACIGERTLIDSRIGSATSFKDGNWQGFVGSDVEATLTWNKPQTIKAIQVNAFEELGSWITLPKDVEFYYSTDGKDFKSLEKLGQENKEQKGQVWTKELQLVSKIENVKSIKVVYKSGGLLPKGHPGEGNSSYIFIDEIIVK, from the coding sequence ATGAAACTTAACTTATTTACAATATTGATCGTAACACTCCTTTTAGGGGGGTGTACAGAACAAAAAATTGATAGACCATCTCTTATACCTCTACCTCAAAATATTACTTGGGGAGACTCTTTTTTTAAGTTGAAAAAAGGTGTAACAATAGCTTATCAAAATAACAACAGCGAAAAACTAGGATTATCAAAATTTAAAACAGAAGTAAATGAGCTCACAGGTTTGTTACTTAAAGAAGTTGATATTGATGGAGATATCACTTTACAAATAGATAACAATACAAAAGAAATTGAAGCATACACTTTAGATGTATCATCAAACAAAATTAAAATTACAGCTGGTACAGAGCGAGGTTTGATGTATGGATTAGAAACTTTAATTCAATTAATTTCTAAATCTGGAGAAGTTCCTTTAGTTACTATTTCCGACACTCCAAAATTTGCTTGGAGAGGAATGATGTTAGATGTAAGTAGACACTTTTTTACAACGGATGAGATCAAAGAATATTTAGATTTGATGGCTCATTACAAAATGAATAAGTTTCATTGGCATTTAACGGAAGATCAAGGTTGGAGAATAGAGATCAAGAAATACCCAAAGCTTACAGAAAATAGTGCTTGGAGAACTGAAAAAGATGGTTCTAAATATGGTGGTTTTTATACCCAAGAAGAAATTAAAGATGTAGTTGCATATGCTCAAAAAAGAGGGATAGAAGTTATACCTGAAATTGATATGCCTGGACATATGGTAGCAGCTTTAGCATCTTACCCAGAATATTCTTGTACTGGAGGTCCTTTTGAAGTCTGGAATGATTGGGGTGTGAATATGGATGTTTTATGTGCAGGCAATGAAGATACTTACACTTTTATAGAAAATATCTTAGAAGAAGTAATGCCTTTATTCCCATCAAATTATATGCATATTGGTGGAGATGAATGCCCAAAAGACAGATGGAAAGAATGCGATAAATGTCAAGCAAAAATAAAAAAAGAGGGTCTTGTAGATGAACATCAATTACAAAGTTTTTATATACATCAGATAGAAAAAATTGTAAATAAAAATGGAAAGAAAATGATTGGATGGGATGAGATTTTAGAAGGAGGTCTTTCTGAAACAGCAACAGTTCAATTATGGCGTGATTTCCATGATCAAGATGCGGTAAGAAAAATAGCTTTGATGGGTAATGATGTTATTGTGTCACCAACAGGAATGTGTTATTTTGATTATGATATTGAAACAACAGATTTGGAACAAGTGTATAATTACAATCCAATTCCTAAAGGATTATCACCAGCTATTGCAAAACACATTGTTGGTGGTGAGTGTACATTATGGTCTGAAAGAATACCAAATAAGGAACGATTAGATTTTCAAACTTTTCCAAGGTTATTGGCTTTATCTGAAGCATTATGGACAGGAACTAAAGAAGGTGGATATCCAGAATTTTATGATAGAGTTTTAGGGCAGTATTCATTTTTAGACCGTAAAGGAGTTGCTTTTGGACCATCATCAAAAGTAATGAATATTACTACAGAAGAAATAGATGGTAGATTTACTATAGCAATAGAACCTTTAATAGAAGGTGTTGAAATAAAGTATAAACCAGCGAATAGTAGTTCTTATATTCCTTATAAAAGTCCCATTACAATATCTTCATCTGGAGAAATAAAATTTCAAGGTTTTAGAGGTGATAAACCTTATGGAGAAGAAAAAAAATACACTTTTATTCTACACAAGGGAAACTCAGCAAAAATTAACCTCTCAGTTCCTCCTAGTAAAAAATATGCATGTATAGGTGAAAGGACATTAATTGACAGTAGAATAGGTAGTGCTACTTCTTTTAAAGATGGTAACTGGCAGGGCTTTGTTGGAAGTGATGTTGAGGCTACTTTGACTTGGAACAAACCTCAAACGATTAAAGCTATACAAGTGAATGCTTTTGAAGAGCTTGGTTCGTGGATCACTTTACCAAAAGATGTGGAATTTTATTATTCTACTGACGGAAAAGACTTTAAAAGTTTAGAAAAACTAGGTCAAGAAAATAAAGAACAGAAAGGGCAAGTATGGACGAAAGAACTCCAACTTGTTTCAAAAATAGAAAATGTAAAATCTATTAAAGTAGTTTATAAAAGTGGAGGTTTATTACCTAAAGGGCATCCTGGAGAAGGAAACTCTTCCTACATTTTTATCGACGAAATAATTGTAAAATAA